From Streptomonospora salina, the proteins below share one genomic window:
- a CDS encoding ATP-binding protein, with translation MSPEQQCWLPGTPEAAGIARPRVTTVLGPSHPLLFEAQLIVSELVTNAYRHTRSGLPDGRIGLTIAPLVCGCVVEVADDGPRPVTPTVPRLRTPGGAETEGRGLLLIESTARAWGTIDHADGGHSVWALLVFDSAPPDETAARDEAIPAHRSPGPQQPGAALPSTDAHPGRQETDDLEALDGFTAEVPGGWSP, from the coding sequence ATGTCCCCCGAACAACAGTGCTGGCTCCCCGGCACTCCCGAAGCCGCCGGCATCGCCCGGCCCCGGGTCACCACCGTCCTCGGTCCGAGTCATCCCTTGCTCTTCGAGGCCCAGCTCATCGTCTCGGAGCTCGTCACCAACGCCTATCGCCACACGAGGAGCGGATTGCCCGACGGCAGGATCGGACTGACCATCGCGCCCCTCGTGTGCGGGTGCGTCGTCGAAGTCGCCGACGACGGCCCGCGCCCTGTCACACCGACCGTGCCCCGTCTGCGCACCCCCGGTGGGGCGGAGACCGAAGGCCGCGGACTCTTATTGATCGAGTCCACCGCCCGTGCCTGGGGAACCATCGACCATGCCGACGGCGGCCACTCCGTCTGGGCACTGCTCGTCTTCGATTCGGCTCCGCCGGACGAAACTGCGGCGCGGGATGAAGCGATCCCGGCCCATCGGAGTCCCGGCCCACAGCAGCCGGGCGCCGCGCTCCCGTCCACCGACGCGCACCCCGGTCGGCAGGAAACCGACGACCTCGAGGCGCTCGATGGGTTCACCGCCGAGGTTCCCGGCGGGTGGTCACCATGA
- a CDS encoding helix-turn-helix transcriptional regulator yields MTPDRFFSLMLLLQSRDAVTTTDLAAALGVSLRTVTRDLNWLREAGFPVAAQRGRSGGVTVLPGTGLDLTRLTPGERQTLSLTGLDDKQRDDLNASTETRHALAKLAKTHPGRSEDLIPLTEAVQVDSRPWLQPRPDGTPPAALIGPVRRARQLRIEYSRSRESPPSTLVVDPYGLLAKAGIWYLVADCDRAPRMFRLERITSWTETGHRRRLRPRQTLHSVTAGLTAQWEHDHVVEVSATIDESQLERAQRIFGQRLLLQKHADETAAYEATIRFLHLEDVRALLPFGRSVTVHGPVEAKARLHDLATEVADHHRPS; encoded by the coding sequence ATGACCCCTGACCGGTTCTTCTCCCTGATGCTGCTTCTTCAGTCGCGAGACGCCGTGACCACCACCGACCTCGCCGCGGCGCTGGGAGTATCGCTTCGAACGGTCACCCGGGACCTGAACTGGCTGCGTGAGGCCGGATTCCCCGTGGCTGCACAGCGTGGCCGGTCCGGAGGAGTCACCGTGCTCCCCGGCACAGGGCTCGACCTCACCCGACTCACCCCGGGTGAGAGGCAGACCCTGTCGCTGACGGGACTGGATGACAAGCAGCGGGACGACCTCAACGCCTCCACCGAGACCCGGCACGCGCTCGCCAAGCTCGCCAAGACACATCCGGGCCGCTCTGAGGACCTGATTCCGCTCACCGAGGCCGTACAGGTCGACAGTCGCCCCTGGCTCCAACCACGGCCTGACGGCACACCCCCGGCAGCGCTCATCGGCCCGGTGCGGCGGGCCCGGCAACTGCGGATCGAATACAGCCGCTCTCGCGAGTCACCACCGAGCACGCTCGTCGTCGATCCCTACGGGCTCCTCGCCAAGGCCGGCATCTGGTATCTCGTCGCCGACTGCGACCGAGCACCACGGATGTTCCGCCTCGAGCGGATCACGTCATGGACGGAAACCGGTCACCGACGACGGCTACGTCCCCGCCAGACATTGCACAGCGTCACTGCCGGCCTCACCGCGCAGTGGGAACACGACCACGTCGTCGAAGTCTCCGCGACCATCGACGAATCCCAGCTCGAACGTGCGCAACGGATCTTCGGACAGCGGCTCCTCCTGCAGAAGCACGCAGACGAAACCGCCGCGTACGAGGCCACCATCAGGTTCCTGCACCTTGAAGACGTGCGAGCGCTGCTGCCGTTCGGCAGGTCCGTTACCGTGCACGGGCCCGTCGAGGCCAAGGCGCGTCTACACGACCTCGCTACCGAGGTGGCCGACCATCACAGGCCCTCATGA
- a CDS encoding DUF397 domain-containing protein, with protein sequence MRHEATNDSPGPRWRKSSYSGGAGGNCVEVAAVTDQRLIRDSNQPEAGVLKFSVREWTAFLASARREDL encoded by the coding sequence ATGAGGCACGAGGCGACCAACGACAGCCCTGGACCGCGCTGGCGCAAGTCCAGCTACTCCGGCGGCGCGGGCGGCAACTGCGTCGAGGTCGCAGCTGTTACCGACCAACGTCTGATCCGCGACAGCAACCAGCCGGAGGCGGGCGTTCTGAAGTTCTCAGTTCGGGAGTGGACAGCGTTCCTCGCCTCGGCTCGGCGCGAGGATCTGTAG
- a CDS encoding HAD family hydrolase, producing the protein MLPRCLVLWDVDHTLIETRGVGSAVFREAFEKATGATMSAGMATAHGHTEPVLLEKTLELNGIQDREEGLFERFAAAQADGYRARSDELRERGRVLPGIEDALGALATDSGVMQSVLTGNTRRAAQVKLSAFGLDRHLDLAVGAYGDDDSYRPRLVEVALARAAERAGMSVPRERVVLIGDTPKDIAAAREAGVGVIAVASGTSSVDDLTGVGADLVLGTLESVDIRDLVGRVLTVRAGE; encoded by the coding sequence ATGCTGCCCCGCTGCCTCGTCCTCTGGGACGTCGACCACACGTTGATCGAGACCCGCGGTGTGGGCAGCGCTGTGTTCCGGGAAGCGTTCGAGAAGGCCACCGGAGCCACGATGAGCGCTGGCATGGCCACGGCCCACGGGCACACGGAACCGGTGCTGTTGGAGAAGACCCTGGAGCTCAATGGGATTCAGGACCGCGAGGAGGGGCTGTTCGAGCGTTTCGCAGCCGCACAGGCGGACGGGTACCGCGCCCGTTCGGACGAACTCCGGGAGCGGGGGCGCGTCCTGCCTGGCATCGAGGATGCCCTTGGTGCCCTGGCGACGGATTCCGGCGTGATGCAGAGTGTGCTGACGGGCAACACAAGACGAGCGGCGCAGGTCAAGCTGAGCGCGTTCGGCTTGGATCGCCATTTGGACCTGGCAGTAGGAGCCTACGGTGACGACGACTCCTACCGGCCGCGGCTGGTCGAGGTCGCTCTCGCCCGAGCTGCGGAACGAGCGGGCATGTCGGTGCCGAGGGAGAGGGTCGTCCTTATCGGAGACACCCCCAAGGACATCGCAGCGGCGCGAGAGGCCGGAGTGGGCGTCATCGCAGTCGCCTCTGGAACCAGCTCCGTCGATGATCTGACGGGAGTGGGAGCGGACCTGGTCCTGGGGACGTTGGAGTCGGTCGATATCCGTGACCTTGTTGGCCGTGTTCTCACTGTTCGTGCTGGAGAGTGA
- a CDS encoding VOC family protein produces the protein MSASVVTIVYVNDAPAAARFYGELLGIGPSLETPGYIAFDLGPGADLALWAEQFEGLSPDVPRTSEVCLAIDGGPEELDALFQQWQSMGVRILQEPRDAGFGRTFLAADPDGNRIRVAPQD, from the coding sequence ATGTCCGCATCCGTGGTGACCATCGTCTACGTGAACGACGCGCCGGCCGCAGCTCGCTTCTACGGTGAGCTTCTCGGTATCGGCCCGTCGTTGGAAACCCCGGGCTATATCGCCTTCGACCTGGGGCCCGGTGCCGACCTGGCCCTGTGGGCGGAGCAGTTCGAGGGTCTCTCGCCCGATGTCCCCCGAACGAGCGAGGTCTGCCTGGCCATCGACGGTGGCCCCGAGGAACTCGATGCCCTCTTCCAGCAGTGGCAGTCCATGGGCGTCAGGATCCTGCAGGAGCCTCGTGACGCGGGGTTCGGCCGCACCTTTTTGGCAGCCGATCCCGATGGCAACCGGATCCGCGTCGCGCCGCAGGACTGA
- a CDS encoding SAM-dependent methyltransferase, translating to MPDHTPAPPAGVDPYTPSAARLYDFYLGGKDNYAADREAGTELLERIPELHSTAHANRYFLRRVVRHLAAEAGIDQFLDIGSGLPTQDNVHQVAQRHAPGARVVYVDNDPIVLAHAHALLAEDPATTAVAEADLRDPAGILAHPQIRGMIDFSRPVAVLMIAVLHFLTDEDRPYEVVAALRDRLCPGSYIAVSHLENETSPQRAAFMEQVYARSSATLKGRSHAEIRRFFTGMELVEPGVMPISQWRRDPTEPYWPPEQAWGDGGLGRLTQRPPAG from the coding sequence ATGCCCGACCACACACCCGCTCCCCCGGCCGGCGTCGACCCCTACACCCCCAGCGCCGCCCGCCTCTACGATTTTTATTTGGGCGGCAAGGACAACTACGCCGCCGACCGTGAGGCCGGCACCGAGCTCCTGGAACGTATCCCCGAGCTGCACAGCACCGCCCACGCCAACCGGTACTTCCTGCGCCGCGTCGTGCGCCACCTGGCCGCCGAAGCCGGCATCGACCAGTTCTTGGACATCGGCTCCGGGCTGCCCACCCAGGACAACGTCCACCAGGTCGCCCAGCGCCACGCCCCCGGCGCCCGCGTCGTCTACGTCGACAACGACCCCATCGTGCTCGCCCACGCCCACGCGCTCCTAGCCGAGGACCCCGCCACCACCGCGGTCGCCGAGGCCGACCTGCGCGACCCGGCCGGCATCCTCGCCCACCCCCAGATCCGGGGCATGATCGACTTCAGTCGGCCGGTCGCCGTGCTGATGATCGCCGTCCTGCACTTCCTCACCGACGAGGACCGCCCCTACGAGGTGGTGGCCGCGCTGCGCGACCGGCTGTGCCCGGGCTCCTACATCGCCGTCTCCCACCTGGAGAACGAGACCAGCCCCCAGCGGGCGGCGTTCATGGAGCAGGTCTATGCCCGCAGCTCCGCCACCTTGAAAGGGCGCAGCCACGCCGAGATCCGCCGGTTCTTCACCGGGATGGAACTCGTGGAGCCCGGTGTGATGCCCATCTCCCAGTGGCGCCGCGACCCCACCGAGCCCTACTGGCCACCCGAGCAGGCCTGGGGCGACGGCGGCCTCGGCCGCCTCACCCAACGGCCGCCCGCGGGCTGA
- a CDS encoding ABC transporter ATP-binding protein has translation MNRRRPRRPAPAAPAGLPELATSRFHPWFGDLQRLSLWHMLTRLPALIATALRWSWKASPRDTLLTVGLNIAAGAFSAVVLTAVVGILQGLFAQSPTPERLQAALPSLLLAGAATLTRAALRSAAIWAQGRLTPMVERAVEVELVSLTTATRLEAFDDSDWCDQIHRARTLGVYEAGRITGYAADIATELVSLLAVATVLTVLHPVLLPLLALTVAPVGWAAIRSARMRYARMRALSTSNRLLYMYTHAMTEREAAAELRAYAMRPMLLAEFARISDHVRDALLAVVGRQTTTRAVGDVLGGIATLATYAALVALLLAGLMPLAVAGAAYLALGQGKAALDRLMSAVNSCYESGLYLSDLLEAFDQARRRTPPATGTTSPGPLEELRVQGVDFAYPAAEANALTGVSITVERGRVVALVGENGSGKSTLATLISGLYVPDAGAITWNGTDIADLAPDELHARIGLIRQQYHQWPFSAERNITMAAPGDADPDRLGRALRLSGADQVVEDLAHGLDTPLDTRFKDGEDLSGGQRQRIAAARGLYPQADLVIADEPTAALDARAEERLFATFQAAAEGAAVLLITHRLASTRSADWIYVLDHGHVVEQGTHTDLITHGGLYAELYGIQAAAYNGVTPHRHTEEVP, from the coding sequence ATGAACCGGCGCCGCCCACGCCGCCCCGCCCCGGCCGCACCCGCAGGCCTGCCCGAACTGGCCACCAGCCGCTTCCACCCCTGGTTCGGCGACCTGCAGCGCCTGTCGCTGTGGCACATGCTCACCCGCCTGCCCGCCCTCATCGCCACCGCCCTGCGCTGGAGCTGGAAAGCCAGCCCCCGCGACACCCTGCTCACCGTCGGGCTCAACATCGCCGCCGGCGCCTTCTCCGCCGTCGTACTCACCGCCGTGGTCGGCATCCTGCAGGGTCTGTTCGCCCAGAGCCCCACCCCCGAGCGGCTGCAGGCCGCCCTGCCCTCCCTGCTGCTGGCCGGAGCCGCCACCCTCACCCGCGCCGCACTGCGCTCCGCAGCGATCTGGGCCCAAGGCCGGCTCACCCCGATGGTCGAGCGGGCCGTGGAGGTCGAACTCGTCTCACTGACCACCGCCACCCGCCTGGAGGCCTTCGACGACTCCGACTGGTGCGACCAGATCCACCGCGCCCGCACCCTGGGCGTCTACGAAGCCGGACGCATCACCGGCTACGCCGCCGACATCGCCACCGAGCTGGTCAGCCTGCTGGCCGTGGCCACCGTCCTCACCGTGTTGCACCCCGTGCTGCTGCCGCTGCTGGCGCTGACCGTGGCCCCGGTCGGCTGGGCCGCGATCCGCTCCGCGCGAATGCGGTATGCGCGGATGCGGGCGCTGAGCACCTCCAACCGGCTGCTGTACATGTACACCCACGCCATGACCGAGCGCGAGGCCGCCGCCGAGCTGCGCGCCTACGCGATGCGCCCCATGCTGCTGGCCGAATTCGCCCGCATCTCCGACCACGTCCGCGACGCCCTCCTGGCCGTGGTGGGGCGCCAGACCACCACCCGCGCTGTGGGCGACGTGCTGGGCGGCATCGCCACCCTGGCCACCTACGCCGCCCTGGTCGCGCTGCTGCTGGCCGGGCTGATGCCGCTGGCGGTGGCCGGGGCCGCCTACCTCGCCCTGGGCCAGGGCAAAGCCGCCCTGGATCGGCTCATGAGCGCCGTCAACTCCTGCTACGAATCCGGCCTCTACCTGTCGGACCTGCTGGAGGCCTTCGACCAAGCCCGCCGCCGCACCCCGCCCGCCACCGGCACCACATCCCCCGGCCCGCTGGAAGAGCTGCGGGTGCAGGGCGTGGACTTCGCCTACCCCGCCGCCGAGGCCAACGCGCTCACCGGAGTCAGCATCACCGTCGAACGCGGCCGGGTGGTGGCCCTGGTCGGGGAGAACGGGTCCGGCAAATCCACCCTGGCCACCCTCATCTCCGGGCTGTATGTGCCCGATGCCGGTGCCATCACCTGGAACGGCACCGACATCGCCGACCTGGCCCCCGACGAGCTGCACGCCCGGATCGGGCTGATCCGCCAGCAGTACCACCAGTGGCCCTTCTCCGCCGAGCGCAACATCACCATGGCCGCCCCCGGGGACGCCGACCCCGACCGGCTGGGCCGGGCGCTGCGTCTCAGCGGCGCCGACCAGGTGGTCGAGGACCTCGCCCACGGGCTGGACACGCCGCTGGATACCCGGTTCAAAGACGGCGAGGATCTCTCCGGCGGGCAGCGCCAGCGCATCGCCGCCGCCCGCGGCCTCTACCCCCAGGCCGATCTGGTCATCGCCGACGAGCCCACCGCCGCCTTGGACGCCCGCGCCGAGGAGCGGCTGTTCGCCACGTTCCAGGCCGCCGCCGAGGGGGCCGCGGTGTTGCTGATCACCCACCGGCTGGCCAGCACCCGCAGCGCCGACTGGATCTACGTCCTCGACCACGGCCACGTCGTCGAACAGGGCACCCACACCGACCTGATCACCCACGGCGGGCTCTACGCCGAGCTGTACGGGATCCAAGCCGCCGCCTACAACGGAGTCACCCCGCACCGGCACACCGAAGAAGTGCCGTAG
- a CDS encoding cytochrome P450 yields the protein MDPVSRPAARVRLALDDPATNTKCLREAGPVAAVELAGLHLWAACSDEALRTVQGDTGGTFLRGAENWPALQRGEVDPAHPLVALVGDLRSLLALNGTEHEQIRRLLRPAFTPAAVKHRRGRIEAITDRLLDEMAQAGPRADLLDFAWQLTVEVFLDLFGLGPEHAERLSDITTRAFALSDPGVHAEARTYIADLLDHTPPDTASGDLLSLLATSQRNGDVSRADAVDTCYLLIVAGFDTTLGALLNAAQALATHPDQRDLVLSGQVGWGSAVEECLRRYSSVATLPICFTTREVELCGTKLPAGAGVLLGISAAGLDPHRWQDPEVFDVTRNPKGHLAFGHGIHYCLGAHLARLELETALSRLFTRFPHLQPAGQVPPLPSFMIRRPASLPVNLTPGTARAA from the coding sequence ATGGACCCCGTCTCCCGCCCCGCAGCGCGCGTCCGCCTCGCACTCGACGACCCCGCAACCAACACCAAGTGTCTTCGCGAGGCTGGCCCGGTGGCTGCGGTCGAGCTAGCCGGCCTGCACCTGTGGGCCGCCTGCAGCGACGAGGCCCTGCGCACCGTCCAAGGCGACACCGGCGGCACGTTCCTGCGCGGGGCCGAGAACTGGCCCGCCCTCCAGCGCGGCGAGGTGGATCCCGCGCACCCGCTGGTCGCTCTGGTGGGCGACCTGCGCAGCCTGCTCGCCCTCAACGGCACCGAACACGAACAGATCCGCCGGCTGCTGCGGCCCGCCTTCACCCCGGCCGCCGTCAAACACCGCCGGGGCCGGATCGAGGCCATCACCGACCGCCTCCTAGACGAAATGGCACAGGCCGGGCCGCGGGCGGACCTGCTGGACTTCGCCTGGCAACTGACCGTGGAGGTGTTCCTCGACCTGTTCGGCCTCGGCCCCGAGCACGCCGAACGCTTGAGCGACATCACCACCCGCGCCTTCGCCCTCTCCGACCCCGGCGTGCACGCGGAGGCCCGCACCTACATCGCCGACCTGCTCGACCACACCCCACCCGACACCGCCAGCGGCGACCTGCTCTCCCTGCTGGCCACATCCCAGCGCAACGGCGACGTGTCACGGGCCGACGCCGTCGACACCTGCTACCTGCTGATCGTCGCCGGCTTCGACACCACCCTCGGAGCCCTACTCAACGCCGCCCAGGCCCTGGCGACCCACCCCGACCAGCGCGACCTCGTCCTCTCAGGACAGGTGGGCTGGGGGTCGGCGGTCGAGGAGTGCCTGCGCCGCTACAGCTCCGTGGCCACCCTCCCGATCTGTTTCACCACCCGCGAGGTCGAGCTGTGCGGCACCAAGCTGCCCGCCGGGGCCGGGGTGCTGCTGGGCATTTCCGCCGCCGGACTCGATCCCCACCGGTGGCAGGACCCGGAGGTCTTCGACGTCACCCGCAACCCCAAGGGGCATCTGGCCTTCGGCCACGGCATCCACTACTGCCTGGGCGCCCACCTCGCCCGCCTCGAACTGGAAACGGCCCTGTCGCGGCTGTTCACCCGCTTCCCCCACCTGCAACCGGCCGGCCAGGTGCCGCCTCTGCCCAGCTTCATGATCCGCCGCCCCGCCAGCCTGCCCGTGAACCTGACCCCCGGCACCGCCCGAGCCGCCTGA
- a CDS encoding helix-turn-helix domain-containing protein, which yields MSLGQVFAQRVRWHRTRQGKSQAVVAGLAGLNAEYLGQIERGYRVPSLDVVEAIAGALGVSVPELVAESSERPSPAPDVLLASELHRALLLQQEASSGRSTDELQEAVEHAWRLWQGAADRYSRLAAVVPDLIGDVATINAPGTTDPLLEHRVAADAYALLRTVARRIGRPDLALVAADRERRAAEQTEDDVRLARANWNLAHALLGQQEPQTAEEIALAAIADIKGHGTREAAAISGALWLAAAVAAARSQRRFAAIERIRDHARPLAEKTGETNVGRTAFGPTNVALHMVSVELEDGHTADALAIADEIDPAPLQSRERRTTLALDLARSHAMRSDPGAALLHLLEAEQCSAEELRYNPTAHDTVRRVFQRARPSLRKQLTAFAQRVGIEDELAAGHTLS from the coding sequence ATGTCGCTGGGTCAGGTCTTCGCGCAACGTGTGCGGTGGCATCGCACTCGGCAGGGTAAATCCCAGGCAGTGGTCGCAGGACTCGCGGGCCTGAACGCCGAGTACCTCGGACAGATCGAGCGTGGATACCGGGTCCCGTCATTGGATGTCGTGGAGGCTATCGCCGGAGCTCTCGGGGTTTCCGTGCCCGAACTGGTAGCCGAGAGCAGTGAGCGCCCCTCACCCGCTCCGGACGTTCTATTGGCGTCTGAACTACACCGCGCTCTTCTCCTCCAGCAGGAAGCCTCCTCTGGCCGCAGTACCGACGAGCTACAGGAAGCGGTCGAACACGCGTGGCGCCTCTGGCAAGGGGCCGCAGACCGCTACAGCCGTCTGGCTGCTGTGGTCCCCGACCTGATCGGTGACGTCGCTACAATCAACGCCCCCGGAACAACCGATCCCCTTCTTGAGCATCGAGTGGCAGCCGACGCTTATGCTCTCTTGCGGACTGTGGCTCGGCGCATCGGGCGCCCCGACCTGGCGCTGGTCGCGGCCGATCGTGAGCGTCGGGCCGCCGAGCAGACAGAGGACGATGTCCGCCTGGCACGGGCGAATTGGAACCTCGCACACGCGTTGCTGGGGCAGCAGGAGCCCCAAACAGCCGAGGAAATCGCCTTAGCGGCCATCGCCGATATCAAAGGGCATGGAACCCGCGAAGCCGCAGCGATCAGCGGCGCGCTGTGGCTGGCCGCCGCTGTGGCCGCCGCGCGCAGTCAACGAAGATTCGCGGCCATCGAGCGCATCAGGGACCATGCTCGCCCTCTCGCGGAAAAAACCGGGGAAACCAATGTGGGGCGGACCGCCTTCGGACCGACCAACGTCGCCCTACACATGGTCAGTGTCGAACTCGAGGACGGCCACACCGCCGACGCCCTGGCTATCGCCGACGAAATCGATCCGGCACCGCTCCAATCACGTGAGCGCCGCACAACCCTGGCGCTCGACCTCGCCCGCAGCCACGCAATGCGGTCCGATCCAGGGGCTGCGCTGCTGCATCTGCTAGAAGCCGAACAGTGCAGCGCCGAGGAACTTCGCTACAACCCGACGGCGCACGACACCGTGCGCCGGGTATTCCAGCGCGCCCGTCCGTCGCTCCGCAAGCAGCTCACCGCTTTCGCCCAGCGTGTCGGCATCGAAGACGAACTCGCCGCCGGTCACACGCTTTCCTAG
- a CDS encoding helix-turn-helix domain-containing protein, whose amino-acid sequence MGQSPAGVARRTIARVMRQARVRAGIKSGTAAHHAGIAPGTLTKYEKAENPWPVSVVHLLAEYYGLSTDDRDRIVGLARQREPGWWQRHGDSVPAWFEPYLGLEQEAHTLHNYEDGTVPGLLQTADYARAVLTADIDAGSHDQIAAQVEIRTRRQDRLTDEAPLTFNAVINEAALYRVVGGTAVMREQLQTLLDRADLPNVDLRILPFEAGAHTGSEGSFVIMEFPGILDDVAAGDVVLVEYRIGALYLEEEPETASFSQVFQRLRETALSPEESQRRIQHLLQERYAP is encoded by the coding sequence GTGGGCCAGAGCCCGGCAGGCGTCGCGCGGCGGACGATCGCCCGCGTCATGCGCCAGGCCCGCGTGCGGGCGGGCATCAAATCCGGAACCGCCGCGCACCACGCCGGCATCGCGCCCGGAACCCTGACCAAGTACGAAAAGGCGGAGAACCCCTGGCCCGTCTCGGTCGTGCACCTGCTGGCCGAGTACTACGGACTCTCCACCGACGACCGCGACCGCATCGTCGGCCTCGCCCGCCAGCGCGAGCCCGGCTGGTGGCAGCGCCACGGCGACAGCGTCCCCGCTTGGTTCGAGCCCTACCTCGGGCTCGAGCAGGAGGCCCACACCCTCCACAACTACGAGGACGGCACCGTCCCCGGCCTGCTGCAGACCGCCGATTACGCCAGGGCCGTCCTCACCGCCGACATCGACGCCGGCTCACACGACCAGATCGCCGCCCAAGTCGAGATCCGCACACGCCGCCAAGACCGGCTCACCGATGAAGCGCCGCTGACGTTCAACGCGGTCATCAACGAAGCCGCCCTCTACCGCGTCGTCGGCGGCACCGCGGTCATGCGCGAGCAGCTCCAGACGCTGCTGGATCGCGCCGACTTGCCCAACGTCGACCTCCGGATCCTGCCGTTTGAGGCCGGCGCCCACACCGGCAGCGAAGGCTCCTTCGTCATCATGGAGTTCCCCGGCATCCTCGACGACGTCGCCGCCGGCGACGTGGTGCTGGTGGAATACCGCATCGGCGCGCTCTACCTGGAAGAGGAGCCCGAAACCGCCTCCTTCTCCCAGGTCTTCCAGCGTCTACGGGAAACCGCGCTGAGCCCTGAGGAGTCCCAGCGACGTATCCAGCACCTGCTCCAGGAGAGATACGCACCATGA